CAAGGTCGTCGGCGCGTAAGCACCGTACTGCCGTTGATTCGAAAACGGGCGCCCACGGGCGCCCGTTTTTTTTCGTCATTCTGCGTACGCTGGAATCCAGTGCACTCTTCCGAGCCATGGCGAATCGGCTCTTCACTGGTCCCGGCGCCAGGCTCCTGCTTTCGCGGGAGCGGCCGGTGGTCAGGCAATCGCCCACAAGTTATCCACAGACTTATCCTCTCAACGCCTGAGACCAGGGCGCGTATCATCCCCTCTCACGCCCACCCGTTTCCGGGTCGGTGCCGGCTGCACATCGAGGTAATCCATGTCCTTCAATTCCGACCGCGATGAGCGGGGCGAGCGCGGGGAACGGCGCCGCCGTCGTGATTCCTCGGTGACGTCCATCGATACGCTGCGCATCCCGCCGCATTCCATCGAGGCGGAGCAGGCGGTGCTGGGCGGCCTCATGCTCTCGCCGGATTCGCTCGACAAGGTGGCCGACCGGCTCACCGACGAGGATTTCTATCGGAAAGACCACCGCTTCATCTGGCGCGCCATCAACGAACTGGCGGGTAAGGGGCTGCCTTGCGACGCCATCACGCTGGGCGAGTGGTTCCAGTCGAACGGCATGGACGAGATGGTCGGCGGAGCCGCCTACCTGCTCGAACTGGCCAGTTCCACGCCCAGCGCCGCGAACATCGCCGCCTATGGCGATATCGTTCGCGAGAAGTCGGTCCTGCGAAAGCTCATCGATGCCGGTACGTCCATCACCGAGGATGGATTTCGCCCCGAAGGCAAGAGCGTGCAGGAAGTGATGGAACTTGCCGAGCAGCGGGTATTCCGCATCGCCGAATCGGGTGCGCGCGGCAAGAAGGATGTCGTCTCGATGCGCGAAGCGGTGGGCGATGCCTTTCGCATGCTCACCGAACGCTACGAAAACCGCGGCAAGCTCACCGGCCTCTCGACGGGATTTACCGACCTGGACGAGCTCACGGCCGGGCTGCAGCCGTCCGACCTCATCATCGTCGCCGCCCGTCCCTCGATGGGCAAGACGGCGTTCGCGCTGAACCTGGCCGAGGCCGCCGCCATGCGCGGCAAGAAGGCCGTGGCGGTGTTCTCCATGGAAATGTCGGCCTCGCAGCTGGCGTTTCGATTGATTTCCTCGCTGGGTCGCATCCATGCGCAGAACCTGCGTACCGGCGATCTCGCCGAGGAGGACTGGCCGCGCGTCACCTCGGCCATCACGATGCTTTCCGACGCGAAGATCTTCATCGACGACACGCCGGCGATGTCGCCGGTGGAAATGCGCTCGCGCTCCCGCCGTCTCCAGCGCGAACACGGCCTGGGCCTGATCGTCATCGACTACCTGCAGCTCATGCAGGTGCCGGGTAACAGCGAAAACCGCGCGACGGAGATCTCGGAAATCTCCCGAGGCCTGAAGGCGCTGGCCAAGGAACTCAACGTGCCCGTCATCGCCCTGTCGCAGCTGAACCGCTCGCTGGAACAGCGCGCCGACAAGCGTCCGATGATGTCCGATCTTCGCGAATCCGGCGCTATCGAGCAGGACGCCGACGTCATCATGTTCATCTACCGCGACGACTACTACAACAAGGAATCGCCCGATAAGGGCCTGGCCGAGATCATCATCGGCAAGCAACGTAATGGTCCCACGGATACGGTGAAGCTGGCCTTCCTCGGCCATTACACCAAGTTCGAGAACTGGGCGCCGGATTCGTACGTCGGCAGCTTCGACTGAGGCGTATCAGCGACGCAGTTGCGGCCCCACGCGTTGCTCCAGCAACGCGATGAGTTCCGGCTGCATGTATGCATAGTCGTCGGGGATGTCGACGCACAGGAGGCGGGCCCTGCCCAGATCCGCCCGAAATCCCCTGCGCAGTTTCGCCAGGTGCGATTTCTCCATCGCTACGATCCGATCCGCCCAGCGCACCTGCTCGCTGGTCACCGGGCATTCGGCGTCGCGGTCGATGCCTGCCGAATCGGTCTCGATGCCCGGCCACGTGGCGAAGACCTGCTCGGCGGTAGGACTGCGCAGACGATTCTTCCCGCAGAGAAACAATACGCGGATCAACGGAGTTTCCTTGCCGGCCGTGACGGATGATTCATACGTGCATCGTAGCGTCATCCCGATAAGCACGGGGTCCGCGCATCGCTAGCATCGTTCGGTCTCGCGACAGCCTGTCCGCCCTCGTGCCCGAATGCCGGGCAGGTTTCTCATCATCGGGCGCAAGGACAGGGAATATCCATGGAGCACCTCCTCAAGCCGGCCGCTCGTGCCGCAGCGGCCATCGGCGCCACGTTCGTTTTGACCGCGTGCAACGCCACCAACCCGATGGTGGCGAAGTCGCAGCGCGAACACGAGGCCAAGGTGGCCGCCATTCCCCATTGTGCGAAAAAGCTCGGCAGCATCTCGGTCGTGGAGCCGGAGGGCGACGTGCACTGGTGGACGCAGCAGCAACTTCCGTCGCCGACCAAGCTCATCAAGGTCTTCGTCGCGAAGTCGGGGTGTTTCACCCTCGTCGATCGCGGCATGGGCATGAACGCGGCCATGCGTGAGCGTGAGCTCGCCTCGGGCGGCCAGTTGCGCGGCGGCTCCAACGTGGGCAAGGGGCAGATCAAGGCGGCCGATTACGTGATGGTTCCGGACCTGACCGCCAGCAACAAGGATGCCGGTGGCCTGGGCCTCGGTGCGCTGGTCGGCGGTGGCGCGGGTGCCTTGCTCGGTGCGATCAGCATCAGTTCCAAGACGGCCGACGTGGTGCTTACCGTGACCGACGTCCGCTCGTCCGAGCAGGTTGCCCTGGTGGAAGGCCATGGCGAGAAACACGACCTGGGCTTCGGCGGCAGTGGCGGATTGTGGGGCGCGGGCGGCCTCGGTGCCGCGGGCGTGGGCGGCTACGCCAGCACGACCCAAGGCCAGGTCATCGCCATGGCCTATCTCGATGCCTACACCAAGCTGGTGACCGAACTGGGTGGCCTGCCGTCGGACGCCTCGGCGGCGAACAGCCGCCAGACCGGCACGATACGCATGAAGACCCGCTTGGCCAGATCGTCCGACGGAAAAGTCGCCGTGCGTTCGCTGGAACCCGGCATGATGGTCTACCCGACCGGCAACAAGGCGGGGTTGATGTGGGAGGTGGAAGACGAGCACGGCAACAAGGGCTGGGTCTCTTCGGAGAAGTTCGATCTGGCGAAGTAAGGGCGATGGCGGACGGATGGGCCGCCGTCCGCCACAATCGCGCCATGCGTCGGGCCGGGCGTTGCCGCTAGACTGCGTCGTCCTTTGCCGTCCCGTCGTATTTCGTCATGAGTCGCACCACCGTCGCCACCATCCACCTCGGTGCCTTGCGCCACAACCTCGCACGGGTTCGCGAGCTCGCAGGCAGCGCGAACGTGATGGCTGTGGTGAAGGCCGATGCGTATGGGCATGGCCTGGAGCGCGTGGCTCGGGCGCTCGACGGCGACGCTGGGGCGTTCGCCGTGGCATCGATCGCCGATGGCCTGCGGCTGCGTGCGGCGGGGCATCGGCAGCGTATCGTGGTGCTTTCCGGGCCCGATGCGCCGTCCGATATCGCGGAAATGCAACGGCTGCAACTCGATGCGCTCGTTCATCACGATACGCAACTGCCCTGGCTGGCGAAGGCCGATCCGGCGCGCGGTCCGTTACGTGTCTGGCTGAAGATCGACACGGGCATGCACCGGCTCGGTTTTCCGCCGGAGCGTGCGTGCGAGGTCCATGCCGCGCTACGCGCGATGCCGGCGGTGGATGCCGAGGTCGGGCTGATGACGCATTTCGCCTCCTCCGAGGTATTCCAGGGCGTGGACACCGCGTCGCAGATCGAACGGTTCCGAGGCGTGACCGAAGGCTTGCCGGGGCCACGCGCCCTTTCCAATTCCGCCGCGGTGCTGGGCTGGCCCGACGCGCGCGGCGACTGGGTGAGGGTGGGGGGTCTGCTGTATGGCCTTTCGGTGGTGGATGGCAAGTCGGGCGCGGATTTCGGCTTTCGGCCCGCGATGACGCTGACGACGCGGCTCGTCGCGATCAACCGCCTCGCGAAGGGCGAGCGGGTGGGTTACAACGGCACCTATGAATGCCCCGAGGACATGGCGGTCGGCGTCGCGGCCATCGGTTACGGCGACGGTTATCCGCGCAGCGCAGCCATCGGTACGCCGGTACTCGTCGAGGGCGTCGCCGCGTCGATCGTCGGTCGCGTGTCGATGGATCTCATCACCATCGACCTGCGCGGCGTGCCAGCGGCCCGGGTCGGCGATCGCGTGACGTTGTGGGGCAAGGGCTTGCCCGTGGAGGTCGTTGCCGCCTCCGCCGGCACGATTTCCTATGACCTTACCTGCGGCATGACCCGTCGCGTGCTCTTCGCCGAGGACGACGCCTGATCCTTGCGTATCGCTTCCTGCGACGCGCTCGCGTTATATAGGCAGTCTTTCGAGCGAGAACGAATCCCATGGCCAAGGCCAAGACCGCCTACGTCTGCACACAGTGCGGCGCCGAGCACAGCAAGTGGCAGGGTCAGTGCGCCGAATGCGGCGAGTGGAACGTGCTCTCCGAGTTCGTGGTGCAGCCGGCGAAGCCGGCCGCCGTATCCGCCGGCGCGCGGCGCGGCGGCTATGCCGGCGACGCCGCGGGCTCGCCGAAGATCACGCCGCTCACCGAGGTGCTGCTGACGGCGGAGGCGCGCACTCACACCGGCATCGGCGAACTCGATCGCGTGCTGGGCGGCGGCCTGGTCGACGGCTCGGTGGTGCTGATCGGCGGCGATCCGGGCATCGGCAAGTCGACGTTGCTCCTGCAGATGCTCGGTACGCTCGGTGCCGTGCTGCCCAGCCTGTACGTCACGGGCGAGGAATCGTTGGCGCAGGTGGCCGGTCGGGCGCAGCGTCTCGATCTTCCGCTGGCGCCGCTGCACGCACTGGCCGAGACCTGTATCGAGCGCATCCTCGAGCAAGCGGCGGCGGCCCGTCCGCGCGTGCTCGTCATCGACTCCATCCAGACGATCTGGACCGAACTGCTCACTGCGGCGCCGGGCTCGGTGAGCCAGGTGCGCGAGTCGGCCGCCAAGCTCACCCGCTTCGCCAAGGAAACCGGCACGTCGGTATTCCTCGTCGGTCATGTCACGAAGGAAGGCGGTATCGCCGGCCCGCGCGTGCTCGAGCACATGGTCGATGCGGTGCTCTATTTCGAGGGCGAATCCGGCAGTCGCTTCCGGGTGTTGCGCGCCTTCAAGAACCGTTTCGGCGCGGTGAACGAGCTGGGCGTGTTCGCCATGTCGGAAAAGGGCCTGCGTGAAGTACCCAATCCCTCGGCGATCTTCCTTTCGGCGCATGCGGGCCCTACGCCAGGCAGCGCGGTGATGGTCACGCGCGAGGGCACGCGGCCGTTACTGGTCGAGGTGCAGGCACTGGTCGACCAGTCGTCGCTGGGCAATCCGCGGCGCGTGGTGCTGGGTCTGGAGCAGAACCGCCTCGCGATGCTGCTGGCGGTGCTGCATCGGCATGGGGGCGTCGCGGCGTATGACCAGGACGTCTTCGTCAATGTCGTCGGCGGCATCCGTGTGCAGGAGACCGCCTCCGACGTACCCGTGCTCATGGCGGTGCTGTCCAGCCTGCGCGACAGGCCCTTGCCGGAAAAGACCATCGCGTTCGGCGAAGTGGGCCTGTCGGGAGAGATCCGGCCCGTGCCTAACGGCGAGGAGCGACTGAAGGAGGCCGCCACGCATGGTTTTCGGCGTGCCGTGGTACCCGCCGCCAATGCGCCGCGCAAGGGCAGGGTGGGAGAGATGGACGTGATCGGCGTGGAGCGGCTGTCGCAGGCGATCGACGCGAGCCGGGAGTAATGCGCTCCGCAGGCATCGCGGACAGGGTCCGCTCCCACCCTTCGGTAGGCAACCTTGCTACCGGAGCGTGGGAGCGGACCCTGTCCGCGATAGGCCTTGCCCCTGGCTCAAGCCGTGCGATGCAGGATCAACTCCAGCACCAGCTTGGTGCCGAAGAACGCCAGCAGCAGGATGCCCATGCCGATCAACGTGAGATTCACCGCGCGAATGCCGCGCCAGCCGTGGCGCCAGCGCCCCCACAGCAGCACCCCGAAGACGACCCACGCCACGATGGAGAGCACCGTCTTGTGCACCAGGTGCTGGCTGAAGAGATCGCCGACGAAGAGGGCGCCGGTCACGAGGGTGAGCGTGAGCAGGACGAAGCCGACGCCGATGAGGCGGAAGAGCAGGATTTCGGTAAGCGT
This window of the Luteibacter aegosomatis genome carries:
- a CDS encoding replicative DNA helicase; this encodes MSFNSDRDERGERGERRRRRDSSVTSIDTLRIPPHSIEAEQAVLGGLMLSPDSLDKVADRLTDEDFYRKDHRFIWRAINELAGKGLPCDAITLGEWFQSNGMDEMVGGAAYLLELASSTPSAANIAAYGDIVREKSVLRKLIDAGTSITEDGFRPEGKSVQEVMELAEQRVFRIAESGARGKKDVVSMREAVGDAFRMLTERYENRGKLTGLSTGFTDLDELTAGLQPSDLIIVAARPSMGKTAFALNLAEAAAMRGKKAVAVFSMEMSASQLAFRLISSLGRIHAQNLRTGDLAEEDWPRVTSAITMLSDAKIFIDDTPAMSPVEMRSRSRRLQREHGLGLIVIDYLQLMQVPGNSENRATEISEISRGLKALAKELNVPVIALSQLNRSLEQRADKRPMMSDLRESGAIEQDADVIMFIYRDDYYNKESPDKGLAEIIIGKQRNGPTDTVKLAFLGHYTKFENWAPDSYVGSFD
- a CDS encoding low molecular weight protein tyrosine phosphatase family protein yields the protein MIRVLFLCGKNRLRSPTAEQVFATWPGIETDSAGIDRDAECPVTSEQVRWADRIVAMEKSHLAKLRRGFRADLGRARLLCVDIPDDYAYMQPELIALLEQRVGPQLRR
- a CDS encoding CsgG/HfaB family protein; translation: MEHLLKPAARAAAAIGATFVLTACNATNPMVAKSQREHEAKVAAIPHCAKKLGSISVVEPEGDVHWWTQQQLPSPTKLIKVFVAKSGCFTLVDRGMGMNAAMRERELASGGQLRGGSNVGKGQIKAADYVMVPDLTASNKDAGGLGLGALVGGGAGALLGAISISSKTADVVLTVTDVRSSEQVALVEGHGEKHDLGFGGSGGLWGAGGLGAAGVGGYASTTQGQVIAMAYLDAYTKLVTELGGLPSDASAANSRQTGTIRMKTRLARSSDGKVAVRSLEPGMMVYPTGNKAGLMWEVEDEHGNKGWVSSEKFDLAK
- the alr gene encoding alanine racemase, translating into MSRTTVATIHLGALRHNLARVRELAGSANVMAVVKADAYGHGLERVARALDGDAGAFAVASIADGLRLRAAGHRQRIVVLSGPDAPSDIAEMQRLQLDALVHHDTQLPWLAKADPARGPLRVWLKIDTGMHRLGFPPERACEVHAALRAMPAVDAEVGLMTHFASSEVFQGVDTASQIERFRGVTEGLPGPRALSNSAAVLGWPDARGDWVRVGGLLYGLSVVDGKSGADFGFRPAMTLTTRLVAINRLAKGERVGYNGTYECPEDMAVGVAAIGYGDGYPRSAAIGTPVLVEGVAASIVGRVSMDLITIDLRGVPAARVGDRVTLWGKGLPVEVVAASAGTISYDLTCGMTRRVLFAEDDA
- the radA gene encoding DNA repair protein RadA yields the protein MAKAKTAYVCTQCGAEHSKWQGQCAECGEWNVLSEFVVQPAKPAAVSAGARRGGYAGDAAGSPKITPLTEVLLTAEARTHTGIGELDRVLGGGLVDGSVVLIGGDPGIGKSTLLLQMLGTLGAVLPSLYVTGEESLAQVAGRAQRLDLPLAPLHALAETCIERILEQAAAARPRVLVIDSIQTIWTELLTAAPGSVSQVRESAAKLTRFAKETGTSVFLVGHVTKEGGIAGPRVLEHMVDAVLYFEGESGSRFRVLRAFKNRFGAVNELGVFAMSEKGLREVPNPSAIFLSAHAGPTPGSAVMVTREGTRPLLVEVQALVDQSSLGNPRRVVLGLEQNRLAMLLAVLHRHGGVAAYDQDVFVNVVGGIRVQETASDVPVLMAVLSSLRDRPLPEKTIAFGEVGLSGEIRPVPNGEERLKEAATHGFRRAVVPAANAPRKGRVGEMDVIGVERLSQAIDASRE